A window of the Helianthus annuus cultivar XRQ/B chromosome 4, HanXRQr2.0-SUNRISE, whole genome shotgun sequence genome harbors these coding sequences:
- the LOC110924921 gene encoding probable leucine-rich repeat receptor-like protein kinase At5g49770, translating into MEARIHQFLLFLFICFWFSTAQNDDGTILRALKDSMDNTPPNWEDNPDPCSGWDGIRCRDSRVISITLASMGLTGTLSGDIGQLTELQILDLSYNQLTGSLTPRIGDLKKLTNLLLVDCDFTGPLPETLGNLENLVFMSLNLNRFSGSIPPSIGNISTLYWLDLADNQLTGSIPVSSGTTPGLDMLTNALHFHFGGNRISGAIPEQLFHSNMKLIHLLFENNQLTGTIPDTLGLVRTLEVVRLDRNALTGNVPSNINNLTGLFELFLSNNLLTGPVPDLTGLTSLNYLDLSNNTFDQSDVPSWFSTLQSLTTLNMNRTSLVGRLPRDLFRIPNLQNVDLSDNRLNGSLDLGSSQSNQLQQVNLQNNQIDVFQQSGQNSIVVILVGNPICMESGNTGAEFCSIPPNTDTPYSTQPNSCTPTSCRSGQISSPNCRCAYPYTGSLFFRAPSFSDLGNSAIYEALRSQLNDFYRSTQMPVDTVSLRDPSKTLDGYLRIIVQIFPFADNQRFNRTGLLDVGFSLSNQTFKPNNTFGTYFFQAANYDFTAGASGGNSSNTGVIIGSVVGGCVLVAILVLAGIYVLRKKDSAERTTHESSPFALWDENNGSGAVPQLKGTKAFSFEELSKYTNNFSEINNIGTGGYGMVYKGSLPNGQLVAIKRATRGSTQGGLEFKTEIELLSRVHHKNLVSLVGFCFDQGEQMLVYEFIVNGTVKDSLSGRSGFRLDWIRRLRIALGSAKGLQYLHDLADPPIIHRDVKTNNILLDERLVAKVADFGLSKSLGDANRTHVTTQVKGTMGYMDPEYYMTNQLTEKSDVYSFGVVLLELITARNPIEKGKYIVREVKEAMDRSKELYNLQDVLDPTIGLSTQLKGLERFVDIALRCVEETGDRRPTMSEVVKEIESIMEVAGLNPNAESASNSASYGYTNKGSEHPYTNDGLFAYSGDHFPAKLDPK; encoded by the exons GTACAATTCTGCGAGCTCTGAAAGATTCAATGGACAATACACCACCCAATTGGGAGGATAATCCCGACCCGTGTAGCGGGTGGGACGGGATCAGGTGCAGAGACTCGCGCGTCATCTCCAT aaCATTGGCAAGCATGGGTTTGACTGGTACCCTCTCCGGAGACATCGGGCAGTTAACTGAATTGCAGATTCT AGATCTCTCTTACAACCAATTGACCGGGTCTCTGACTCCACGAATTGGAGACTTGAAGAAACTAACAAATTT ACTCTTGGTTGATTGTGATTTTACTGGTCCACTTCCAGAAACCCTTGGGAATCTAGAAAATCTCGTCTTTAT GTCTCTGAATTTGAATCGTTTCTCGGGATCGATTCCGCCTTCCATTGGTAACATTTCAACTCTTTACTGGTTGGATCTAGCTGATAACCAGCTCACCGGAAGCATACCAGTTTCTAGTGGGACAACTCCTGGACTTGATATGCTGACTAATGCTCTTCACTT CCATTTTGGAGGGAATAGGATCTCGGGTGCTATCCCAGAACAGCTCTTTCACTCAAATATGAAACTAATTCATCT TCTATTTGAAAACAACCAGCTTACAGGCACCATCCCCGACACGCTTGGGCTTGTGAGAACACTAGAAGTTGT ACGTCTTGATAGAAACGCTTTAACCGGGAATGTTccatcaaacatcaacaaccttaCCGGTCTATTTGAGCT GTTCCTCTCAAACAATCTACTGACGGGTCCTGTGCCTGATTTGACTGGTTTGACTTCCCTCAACTATCT GGATTTAAGCAACAATACTTTTGATCAGTCGGACGTTCCTTCTTGGTTTTCAACTTTACAGTCTTTGACCACACT TAACATGAACAGGACAAGCCTTGTAGGACGGCTGCCGCGTGACCTTTTCCGCATCCCTAATTTACAAAATGT TGATTTAAGTGACAACAGACTAAATGGCAGCTTGGATCTCGGCAGTAGCCAAAGCAACCAACTACAACAGGTCAATTTGCAGAATAATCAAATTGATGTCTTCCAACAAAGCGGCCAAAACAGTATTGTAGTAAT ACTTGTAGGAAATCCGATATGTATGGAATCAGGAAATACAGGTGCCGAATTTTGCTCCATTCCGCCAAATACTGATACTCCTTACTCGACACAACCCAACAGCTGCACGCCTACCTCATGTAGGTCAGGTCAAATTTCAAGTCCAAACTGTAGATGTGCATATCCCTACACCGGAAGCCTTTTCTTCCGAGCTCCTTCGTTCTCTGACCTTGGAAATTCTGCTATCTACGAAGCTCTCCGTAGTCAACTGAATGATTTTTACCGGAGCACTCAAATGCCAGTTGACACTGTTTCGCTCCGGGATCCTAGCAAAACATTGGACGGTTATCTCAGGATCATCGTACAGATTTTCCCATTTGCAGATAATCAGAGGTTCAATAGAACTGGGCTACTAGACGTTGGGTTCTCGCTTAGTAACCAAACATTCAAGCCTAACAACACCTTCGGGACCTACTTTTTCCAAGCTGCTAACTATGACTTCACTGCTG GAGCATCAGGGGGAAATTCATCCAACACTGGTGTTATCATAGGATCGGTTGTTGGTGGTTGTGTGCTTGTGGCAATATTGGTGCTTGCAGGAATATACGTATTGCGTAAAAAAGATTCAGCTGAAAGAACGACTCACGAGAGCAGCCCTTTTG CATTATGGGATGAGAACAATGGAAGTGGTGCAGTCCCTCAGTTGAAAGGAACAAAAGCTTTCTCTTTTGAAGAGCTTAGCAAATACACAAACAACTTTTCAGAAATAAACAACATAGGAACCGGTGGATATGGAATG GTATACAAAGGCAGTCTACCAAATGGGCAGCTAGTCGCCATAAAAAGGGCTACACGGGGATCAACACAGGGTGGACTTGAGTTCAAAACTGAGATTGAACTTCTTTCAAGAGTTCATCACAAGAATCTTGTCAGCCTTGTAGGTTTCTGTTTCGATCAAGGTGAACAAATGTTGGTTTATGAGTTTATTGTGAATGGTACCGTCAAAGACAGCCTTTCAG GGAGATCTGGATTTAGACTGGATTGGATAAGAAGACTTCGAATAGCACTGGGATCTGCAAAAGGATTACAATACTTGCATGATCTTGCTGATCCTCCAATCATACATAGAGATGTCAAAACAAACAATATCTTGTTAGATGAACGCTTAGTTGCAAAAGTGGCAGATTTCGGGCTATCCAAGTCACTTGGTGATGCGAATAGGACTCATGTTACTACTCAAGTCAAAGGGACAATG GGTTACATGGACCCCGAGTATTATATGACAAACCAACTGACAGAAAAGAGTGATGTTTATAGCTTTGGGGTCGTATTGTTGGAGCTAATAACAGCACGAAACCCGATTGAGAAAGGGAAGTACATTGTGAGAGAAGTGAAAGAAGCAATGGATAGAAGTAAAGAGCTATACAACCTACAAGATGTCCTTGACCCGACCATCGGTTTGTCCACCCAACTAAAAGGTTTGGAAAGATTTGTAGACATCGCGTTGCGGTGTGTGGAAGAAACAGGAGATCGAAGACCGACGATGAGTGAAGTTGTGAAAGAGATTGAGAGCATTATGGAAGTTGCGGGTCTTAACCCGAATGCTGAATCGGCATCAAATTCAGCTTCCTATGGTTACACGAATAAGGGAAGTGAACATCCTTATACTAACGACGGTCTTTTTGCTTATAGCGGTGACCATTTCCCTGCAAAGTTGGATCCCAAGTAG